The following proteins are co-located in the Streptococcus downei MFe28 genome:
- a CDS encoding CHAP domain-containing protein: protein MKKRILSTVLLSGVALAATTTVKADDYDTAIANQDSVISNLSAQSQAAQAQSAIIQNQSAVLAGQSADLEAQNTQLQAQSNTLAGEIQELSAKIVARNASIQAQAQNAQKNNTATSYINTILNSKSISDAISRIVAVHEVVSASQSQLAQQQADQAALEAKQAENQAAMDQVAANQVAIQANQSALAQQQAAIDSAQQAISAEIATAQANKQALVMAKSTAEAQAASAAASASAASSESEAVAASQAAAQSEAASQQDQQPADNQSASAETSASEAASDAPTTETSEAPAQDQNQDQGQQQDAQPAPAADNSSDNQESQPAPAPAAAAPVDNTNTYPAGQCTWGVKSLASWVGNYWGNANQWGSSAVAAGHTTGSTPQVGSVVVWPNDGGGYGHVAYVTSVNGSTVTVNEANYAGNQSIGDYRGSFDINASGEHYFIYQ from the coding sequence ATGAAAAAACGTATTTTATCAACAGTATTGCTTAGTGGTGTTGCTCTTGCAGCGACGACTACTGTAAAAGCCGACGATTATGATACAGCAATTGCTAACCAAGATTCTGTTATCAGTAATTTGTCTGCCCAATCACAAGCAGCGCAAGCTCAATCAGCAATTATTCAAAACCAATCAGCTGTACTTGCGGGACAAAGTGCTGACCTTGAAGCACAAAATACTCAACTTCAAGCTCAATCAAATACTCTTGCAGGTGAAATTCAAGAGTTGTCAGCTAAGATTGTTGCTCGAAATGCTTCTATCCAAGCTCAAGCTCAAAACGCACAGAAGAATAACACAGCAACTAGCTACATCAATACGATTTTGAATTCAAAATCAATTTCTGATGCAATTAGCCGTATTGTTGCCGTACACGAAGTTGTTTCAGCCAGCCAAAGTCAATTGGCTCAACAACAAGCAGACCAAGCAGCTCTTGAAGCAAAACAAGCAGAAAATCAAGCAGCAATGGATCAAGTAGCAGCTAACCAAGTAGCTATTCAAGCTAACCAATCTGCTCTTGCTCAACAACAAGCAGCTATTGATTCTGCTCAACAAGCAATTTCAGCTGAAATTGCAACTGCACAAGCCAATAAGCAAGCTCTTGTTATGGCTAAGTCTACTGCAGAGGCTCAGGCAGCAAGTGCAGCAGCATCTGCTTCAGCAGCAAGTTCTGAATCTGAAGCTGTAGCGGCTTCTCAAGCAGCTGCACAATCAGAAGCGGCAAGTCAACAAGATCAACAGCCTGCTGATAATCAATCAGCTTCAGCTGAAACATCTGCTTCAGAAGCTGCGAGTGATGCACCAACTACTGAAACTTCAGAAGCACCTGCACAGGACCAAAACCAAGATCAAGGTCAACAGCAAGATGCTCAACCAGCACCTGCGGCTGATAATTCAAGTGATAACCAAGAATCACAACCAGCTCCAGCTCCAGCTGCAGCAGCACCAGTTGACAACACAAACACTTATCCAGCTGGACAATGTACTTGGGGTGTTAAATCATTGGCATCTTGGGTTGGTAACTACTGGGGTAATGCAAACCAATGGGGTTCTAGCGCAGTAGCTGCTGGTCACACAACTGGTTCAACTCCACAAGTTGGTTCGGTTGTTGTTTGGCCAAATGATGGTGGTGGCTACGGTCACGTTGCCTATGTAACATCTGTAAATGGTTCTACTGTTACTGTTAATGAAGCTAATTATGCTGGTAACCAATCAATTGGTGACTATCGTGGAAGCTTTGATATTAACGCTTCAGGTGAACACTACTTCATCTATCAATAA
- the plsX gene encoding phosphate acyltransferase PlsX, with the protein MKTIAVDAMGGDNAPQAIVEGVNQALAEFTDIEIKLYGDEEKIKSYLNPNDRVFIVHTEEKINSDDEPVKSIRKKKGASMVLGAQAVKDGQADAVISAGNTGALLAAGLFVVGRIKGIDRPALLSTLPTIGGKNFVMLDLGANAENTAHHLHQYAILGSFYSEAVQGVTKPRVGLLNNGTEGTKGDPLRKEVYDLLSKEPAINFVGNIEARELLNGVADVVVTDGFTGNAVLKTIEGTGLSILSALKVAIKDGGAKAKLGAFFLKDSLYSLRDIMDYSSAGGAVLIGLQAPVVKCHGSSDAKSVYYTIKQVRTMLENRVVDKIVDEFSQEKA; encoded by the coding sequence ATGAAGACAATTGCGGTAGATGCGATGGGTGGAGATAATGCTCCCCAGGCTATTGTAGAAGGGGTTAATCAGGCTCTGGCTGAATTTACGGATATTGAGATTAAGCTTTACGGTGATGAAGAAAAAATTAAATCCTATTTAAACCCTAATGACCGAGTTTTCATTGTCCATACAGAAGAAAAAATCAATTCGGACGATGAACCTGTCAAGTCTATTCGTAAAAAGAAGGGGGCTTCTATGGTTCTAGGAGCCCAGGCTGTGAAGGATGGCCAGGCAGATGCCGTCATTTCTGCAGGGAATACAGGGGCTCTTCTGGCTGCTGGTCTTTTTGTGGTCGGTCGAATCAAAGGAATTGATCGACCAGCCCTCTTATCAACCCTTCCAACGATTGGCGGTAAAAACTTTGTCATGTTGGATCTAGGAGCTAATGCTGAAAATACGGCTCATCACCTGCATCAGTATGCTATCCTGGGCTCTTTTTATTCGGAAGCTGTTCAAGGGGTGACGAAGCCTCGGGTTGGTCTCTTAAATAATGGGACGGAAGGAACCAAGGGAGACCCCTTGCGTAAGGAAGTTTATGACCTCCTCTCTAAGGAGCCTGCCATCAATTTTGTTGGCAATATTGAGGCGCGTGAACTCCTAAATGGCGTAGCCGATGTTGTTGTTACAGATGGTTTTACTGGCAATGCTGTATTGAAAACAATTGAAGGAACTGGCCTTTCTATCTTGAGTGCCCTGAAGGTCGCGATAAAAGATGGAGGGGCCAAGGCGAAATTAGGTGCCTTCTTCCTCAAGGATAGTCTCTATAGCTTGCGAGATATTATGGACTATTCATCTGCTGGAGGAGCAGTCCTGATTGGATTGCAGGCTCCGGTTGTTAAATGTCATGGGTCCAGTGATGCTAAATCTGTTTACTATACCATCAAACAGGTCCGCACGATGCTTGAAAATAGGGTTGTGGATAAGATTGTAGATGAATTCTCTCAGGAGAAAGCCTAG
- the mreC gene encoding rod shape-determining protein MreC, with amino-acid sequence MKKIRFSRVLTLTVTSLLIFLVLLFFIFRNNSLVRTITTPISGLTSKVDGIFSYPFQFVETAKNDLVDLYETYSENESLKKNLAKMRDQSSDLNTLKEENSSLSKALEIEQTFSNYKTITSKVTVRSTLSWYESLSLNVGENDGATASMLAVSDGGLVGRVSDLSKSNATIKLVSNSEGTYEIPVKIAGYSGDVYGILTGYNAKKNLLVIEELNADKELKKDDSVVTSGLDGKSIAGISVGRVSSVNDAKELGKRKVYVTPTADLDNISYVTLIGS; translated from the coding sequence ATGAAAAAAATTAGATTTTCCCGTGTACTTACCCTAACTGTGACAAGTCTTTTAATTTTTTTAGTACTTCTTTTTTTTATCTTTCGAAATAATAGTCTGGTTCGGACCATAACAACACCAATTAGCGGACTTACCTCAAAGGTTGATGGTATCTTTTCTTATCCATTCCAATTTGTAGAAACAGCTAAAAATGACCTAGTTGATTTGTACGAGACTTATAGCGAGAATGAGAGTTTAAAGAAGAACCTAGCTAAAATGCGTGACCAGTCTTCTGATTTGAATACGCTAAAAGAGGAAAATTCAAGTTTGTCCAAGGCTTTAGAAATTGAGCAGACTTTTTCAAACTATAAAACAATCACCAGTAAGGTGACCGTTCGTTCCACCCTATCTTGGTATGAAAGTCTTTCACTTAATGTAGGCGAAAATGACGGTGCGACCGCTAGCATGTTGGCTGTCTCTGACGGAGGCTTGGTTGGAAGGGTTTCTGATTTATCCAAGTCCAATGCGACCATAAAATTGGTTTCCAACTCAGAAGGGACTTACGAGATTCCTGTTAAAATCGCGGGTTATTCTGGGGATGTCTACGGCATTTTGACGGGCTACAATGCTAAAAAGAATCTTCTTGTCATTGAAGAGTTGAATGCTGATAAGGAGCTGAAGAAGGATGATAGTGTCGTAACCAGTGGTTTAGATGGAAAGAGTATCGCTGGTATCAGTGTTGGGAGGGTTTCCTCGGTCAATGATGCTAAGGAACTGGGAAAACGCAAGGTTTATGTGACTCCGACAGCAGACCTGGATAATATCAGTTATGTAACCTTGATTGGAAGTTAA
- the recO gene encoding DNA repair protein RecO → MQTKESRGLVLFNRNYREDDKLVKIFTETAGKRMFFVKHISRSKLASVIQPLTLADFLMKINEDGLSYLDDYREVETFKTINEDIFLLAYASYLVALADAAIEDGQHDALLFAFLVKTLELMEQGLDYEILTNIFEVQILERFGVRLNFHDCVFCHRVGLPFDFSYKYSGLLCPQHYEKDSYRSHLDPNVPYLLDRFQTISFEDLQTISVKPEVKRKLRTFIDGIYDNYLGLHLKAKKFIDDLSKWGDIMK, encoded by the coding sequence ATGCAGACTAAGGAATCACGCGGTCTGGTCCTCTTTAATCGTAACTATCGCGAGGATGATAAGCTGGTTAAGATTTTTACAGAGACAGCCGGTAAGCGAATGTTTTTCGTGAAACATATCAGTCGCTCCAAACTGGCATCGGTCATTCAGCCCCTGACCCTTGCGGATTTTCTCATGAAAATTAACGAGGACGGCCTGTCTTATCTTGATGATTATAGGGAGGTTGAGACCTTCAAGACCATCAATGAAGATATTTTCTTGCTCGCCTATGCTTCCTATCTTGTAGCTCTGGCGGATGCTGCCATCGAGGATGGCCAACATGATGCTCTCCTCTTTGCCTTTTTGGTGAAAACCTTGGAGCTCATGGAGCAGGGACTAGATTATGAGATATTGACCAATATTTTTGAAGTCCAGATTTTAGAGCGTTTTGGGGTTCGGCTGAATTTTCACGACTGTGTTTTTTGCCACCGTGTCGGCCTACCTTTTGACTTTTCTTATAAGTATTCAGGACTTCTCTGTCCACAACACTATGAAAAAGATAGCTATCGTAGTCATCTGGATCCTAATGTTCCCTATCTTCTAGATCGTTTTCAAACTATCTCTTTTGAAGATTTGCAGACTATTTCGGTCAAACCAGAGGTGAAGCGAAAATTACGGACCTTTATTGATGGCATTTATGATAATTACTTAGGCCTGCATTTGAAGGCAAAGAAATTTATTGATGACCTTTCCAAATGGGGAGACATCATGAAATAG
- a CDS encoding ribose-phosphate diphosphokinase, with translation MSFNNLKLFALSSNQELAKKVADSIGIPLGKSTIRQFSDGEIQVNIEESIRGHQVFILQSTSSPVNNNLMEILIMVDALKRASAETVSVVMPYYGYARQDRKARSREPITSKLVANMLEVAGVDRLLTVDLHAAQIQGFFDIPVDHLMGAPLIADYFIRHGFVGKDVVVVSPDHGGVTRARKLAQCLKTPIAIIDKRRSVDKMNTSEVMNIIGDVKGKTCILIDDMIDTAGTICHAADALADAGATEVYASCTHPVLSGPALDNIDKSAIKKLVVLDTIYLPEERLIDKIEQISIADLIGEAIIRIHEKRPLSPLFEIEMAK, from the coding sequence ATGTCGTTTAATAATTTGAAGCTCTTTGCCCTCTCTTCTAATCAAGAGTTAGCTAAAAAAGTGGCAGATTCTATCGGAATCCCTCTGGGAAAGTCAACCATTCGGCAGTTTTCTGATGGTGAGATTCAAGTCAATATTGAGGAGTCCATTCGTGGTCACCAGGTCTTTATTCTTCAATCGACCAGTTCTCCCGTTAACAACAATTTGATGGAAATCCTCATCATGGTTGATGCCCTAAAGCGGGCTAGTGCGGAGACGGTTAGTGTGGTCATGCCTTATTATGGTTATGCCCGGCAAGACCGCAAGGCTCGTTCTAGGGAGCCTATCACCTCAAAGTTGGTGGCTAATATGTTAGAAGTTGCTGGTGTTGATCGTCTCTTGACTGTTGATTTGCATGCAGCTCAGATTCAGGGCTTCTTTGACATTCCTGTTGATCATCTGATGGGGGCTCCTCTGATTGCCGATTACTTTATTCGTCATGGCTTTGTCGGTAAGGATGTTGTCGTTGTCAGTCCTGACCACGGTGGCGTTACTCGTGCTCGTAAATTAGCGCAATGCCTCAAGACTCCAATTGCCATTATCGATAAGCGTCGGAGTGTTGATAAGATGAATACCAGCGAAGTGATGAATATCATCGGGGATGTAAAAGGAAAGACCTGTATTCTCATTGATGACATGATTGACACAGCTGGAACTATCTGCCATGCAGCTGATGCACTGGCTGATGCAGGAGCGACAGAAGTTTATGCCTCTTGTACCCACCCTGTTCTTTCGGGGCCTGCTCTTGATAATATTGACAAGTCTGCCATCAAGAAGTTAGTCGTTTTGGATACCATTTATCTGCCGGAAGAGCGCTTGATTGATAAGATTGAGCAAATCTCAATTGCCGACTTGATTGGTGAGGCTATTATTCGGATTCACGAAAAACGACCACTTTCTCCGCTATTTGAAATTGAAATGGCTAAATAA
- a CDS encoding acyl carrier protein: protein MTRNEIFDKISQMIKEQMHHEDMEVTEDTSLKDELGVDSIDLMEFVVNLEDELSIEIPDDDIEDIVKLGDMLDYLEGRIGK from the coding sequence ATGACCAGAAATGAAATTTTTGACAAGATTAGTCAAATGATTAAGGAACAAATGCATCATGAGGATATGGAGGTGACGGAGGATACATCTTTAAAGGATGAGCTTGGCGTGGATTCTATTGATTTAATGGAATTTGTCGTCAACCTTGAAGATGAACTCTCCATCGAAATTCCCGATGATGACATTGAGGATATAGTAAAGTTGGGAGATATGTTAGATTACTTAGAAGGTCGAATTGGAAAATAA
- a CDS encoding pyridoxal phosphate-dependent aminotransferase — MDLTKRFNKNLEKIEISLIRQFDQSVSSVPGILKMTLGEPDFTTPDHVKEAAKRAIDANQSHYTGMAGLLELRQAASDFVKEKYNLAYKPESEVLVTIGATEALSATLATILEPGDKVLLPAPAYPGYEPIVNLLEAEIVEIDTTSNDFVLTPEQLEAAILEQGPELKAVLLNYPSNPTGVTYSRQQIKDLAAVLKKYEIFVVCDEVYSELTYTDDGHVSLAEYLREQTIVVNGLSKSHAMTGWRIGFIFAPEEFTAQLIKSHQYLVTAATTNAQFAGIEALTVGKDDALPMKKEYIKRRDYIIEKMSQMNFKIIKPTGAFYIFAKIPVKEGQDSFQFLKDFAQQKAVAMIPGVAFGQYGEGYLRISYAASMETIQEAMKRLKEFMDQYAD, encoded by the coding sequence ATGGACTTAACAAAACGCTTCAATAAGAATTTGGAAAAAATCGAAATTTCCCTTATTCGGCAATTTGATCAGTCGGTTTCATCAGTGCCGGGAATTTTGAAAATGACTTTGGGGGAACCGGATTTTACAACGCCGGACCATGTCAAAGAGGCTGCCAAGAGGGCTATTGATGCCAACCAGAGCCACTACACAGGTATGGCTGGACTTTTGGAACTGCGTCAAGCAGCTTCAGATTTCGTCAAAGAAAAATACAATTTGGCTTATAAACCTGAGTCAGAGGTTTTGGTAACAATCGGGGCAACAGAAGCGCTGTCAGCAACTTTGGCAACAATTTTAGAACCTGGTGATAAGGTTCTCTTGCCAGCACCAGCCTACCCTGGTTATGAGCCCATTGTTAATCTTTTGGAAGCAGAAATTGTTGAGATTGATACAACCTCCAATGATTTTGTTTTGACACCAGAACAGCTAGAGGCAGCAATTTTAGAACAGGGGCCAGAGCTTAAGGCAGTCCTTCTCAATTACCCAAGTAACCCGACAGGCGTGACCTACTCTCGCCAACAGATTAAAGATTTGGCAGCGGTTCTGAAGAAATATGAGATTTTTGTGGTTTGTGATGAAGTCTATTCGGAATTAACCTATACGGACGACGGCCATGTTTCACTAGCTGAGTATCTCAGAGAGCAAACCATTGTCGTGAACGGCCTGTCTAAATCCCATGCCATGACTGGCTGGCGGATTGGCTTTATCTTTGCGCCTGAGGAATTTACTGCTCAACTGATTAAGAGTCACCAATATTTGGTAACGGCAGCAACGACGAATGCCCAATTTGCTGGTATTGAGGCCTTGACAGTCGGTAAGGATGATGCCCTGCCAATGAAGAAAGAGTATATCAAGCGACGGGACTATATCATTGAAAAGATGAGCCAGATGAACTTCAAAATCATCAAACCTACGGGAGCTTTCTATATCTTTGCCAAGATTCCCGTAAAGGAAGGACAGGATTCCTTCCAATTCTTGAAAGATTTCGCTCAGCAAAAGGCAGTGGCCATGATTCCTGGGGTGGCCTTTGGCCAATATGGGGAAGGCTATCTGAGAATTTCCTATGCGGCCAGCATGGAGACTATTCAAGAAGCCATGAAACGTTTGAAGGAATTTATGGACCAGTATGCAGACTAA
- the mreD gene encoding rod shape-determining protein MreD: protein MKLLRNKLFITLLGFVVLLIDGQLSDLLTTLTGRNLFLQVHLLLIFSFLLLRFLDTDFFTYLLALILGLIYDSYYLNFIGIAFFMLPLFVYLIKRGRRFFVTPIRSFLSFFVLLFVYEVGAYGLAYLFYLTTYNPLSFVTYQLVITLLFNTVLFIILDKIVHKIGSK from the coding sequence ATGAAGTTGTTAAGAAACAAATTATTTATTACACTTTTGGGCTTTGTTGTCCTTTTGATTGATGGTCAACTGTCAGATTTACTAACGACTCTAACAGGGCGGAATCTTTTTCTACAGGTTCACCTTCTTTTGATCTTCTCCTTTTTACTTCTCAGATTTTTAGACACAGACTTCTTCACTTATCTCTTGGCCCTTATTCTAGGGCTGATATATGATAGCTACTATCTGAATTTTATTGGAATTGCCTTCTTTATGCTTCCTCTCTTTGTCTATTTAATTAAACGGGGGAGAAGATTCTTTGTCACGCCAATCAGAAGTTTTCTAAGCTTTTTTGTCTTACTCTTTGTCTACGAGGTTGGCGCCTATGGTTTAGCCTATTTATTCTATTTAACAACCTATAATCCTCTTTCTTTTGTGACTTATCAGTTGGTAATTACCTTACTGTTCAATACAGTTTTATTTATTATCTTAGATAAAATAGTGCATAAAATCGGCTCTAAATAA
- the ftsH gene encoding ATP-dependent zinc metalloprotease FtsH, translating to MNNKNRNGLVKNGYIYLVLIVVAVTAANFWLRGDSGQTHEVGYSTLVKEIKAGDVKSVTYQPSGSVVKVTGDYAKAKKTASNNSSFNLLNSTSTEKVTKFTSVILPSDSSMDQLQKAADDSGTKIKVIPESSSGTILSYVFSLFVPLVIMGLLFYFMMSQGGGGGARGAMSFGRNKAKAASKDDIKVRFSDVAGAEEEKQELVEVVDFLKNPKKYRALGARIPTGVLLEGPPGTGKTLLAKAVAGEAGVPFFSISGSDFVEMFVGVGASRVRSLFEDAKKAERALIFIDEIDAVGRRRGAGMGGGNDEREQTLNQLLVEMDGFEGNESIIVIAATNRSDVLDPALLRPGRFDRKVLVGRPDVKGREAILKVHSKNKPLKDDVDLKVIAQQTPGFVGADLENVLNEAALVAARRNKTKIDASDIDEAEDRVIAGPSKKDKKVSEKERQIVAFHEAGHTIVGLVLSSARDVHKVTIVPRGRAGGYMISLPKEDQNLLSKDELKEQLAGLMGGRVAEEIIFNVQTSGASNDFEQATALARAMVAEYGMSDKLGPVQYEGNHAMNPGQMPGDKSYSSQTAVLIDEEVRQLLNEARNKAADVINSNRETHKLIAEALLKYETLDAAQIKSIYETGKMPEEDLEDSEKENHALSYDEVKEKMSESENSSDNA from the coding sequence ATGAATAATAAAAATAGAAATGGTCTCGTCAAAAATGGCTATATCTATCTCGTACTAATCGTTGTTGCCGTAACAGCGGCTAACTTCTGGTTGCGGGGAGATTCTGGCCAGACGCACGAAGTTGGTTATTCAACTTTAGTTAAAGAAATTAAGGCTGGAGATGTTAAGTCTGTCACCTATCAACCAAGTGGTAGTGTGGTTAAGGTGACGGGAGACTACGCCAAGGCTAAAAAGACAGCTTCCAATAATTCCAGCTTTAATCTCCTGAATTCAACAAGTACAGAAAAAGTTACCAAGTTTACGTCGGTTATTCTGCCTAGTGACTCTTCAATGGATCAGTTGCAAAAGGCCGCCGATGATTCTGGAACGAAGATAAAGGTTATTCCTGAGAGCTCTAGTGGGACAATTTTGTCCTATGTCTTTAGCCTTTTTGTCCCCTTAGTCATTATGGGGCTACTCTTCTACTTTATGATGAGCCAAGGTGGTGGCGGTGGTGCCCGCGGTGCCATGAGCTTTGGTCGCAACAAGGCCAAGGCAGCCAGCAAGGATGACATCAAGGTTCGCTTCTCAGATGTTGCCGGTGCAGAAGAAGAAAAGCAAGAACTGGTTGAAGTTGTTGACTTCCTGAAAAATCCTAAAAAGTATCGGGCCTTGGGTGCCCGTATTCCGACAGGTGTTCTCCTTGAAGGCCCTCCCGGAACAGGTAAAACCCTTTTAGCCAAGGCTGTTGCTGGTGAAGCCGGCGTTCCCTTCTTTAGCATCTCAGGTTCTGACTTCGTAGAAATGTTTGTGGGTGTTGGTGCTAGTCGGGTTCGCTCCCTCTTTGAAGATGCCAAAAAAGCAGAACGTGCTTTGATTTTCATTGACGAAATCGATGCCGTTGGTCGTCGTCGTGGTGCCGGAATGGGTGGCGGAAATGATGAACGTGAACAAACTCTCAACCAACTCTTAGTTGAAATGGATGGTTTTGAAGGTAATGAAAGCATCATCGTTATTGCAGCAACCAACCGGAGTGATGTTCTTGACCCAGCCCTCCTTCGTCCAGGTCGTTTCGACCGTAAGGTTCTTGTTGGTCGGCCAGATGTCAAGGGACGTGAAGCTATCCTTAAAGTTCACTCCAAGAATAAGCCACTTAAGGACGATGTTGATCTTAAGGTCATTGCCCAACAAACTCCTGGTTTTGTCGGTGCCGACCTTGAAAATGTCTTGAATGAGGCAGCCCTAGTTGCCGCCCGTCGCAATAAGACCAAGATTGATGCTAGCGATATTGACGAAGCAGAAGACCGTGTCATCGCGGGTCCTTCTAAGAAGGATAAGAAAGTTTCGGAAAAGGAAAGGCAAATCGTGGCCTTCCACGAAGCTGGTCATACCATTGTTGGTTTGGTCCTCTCAAGTGCGCGTGATGTCCACAAGGTTACCATCGTCCCACGTGGTCGTGCCGGTGGTTACATGATTTCCCTTCCTAAGGAAGATCAGAACCTTCTGTCTAAGGATGAGCTGAAAGAACAATTAGCAGGTCTCATGGGTGGTCGTGTAGCTGAAGAAATTATCTTCAATGTTCAAACTTCAGGAGCTTCCAACGACTTTGAACAGGCAACAGCTCTGGCTCGAGCAATGGTAGCTGAGTATGGTATGAGTGACAAACTTGGCCCTGTTCAGTATGAAGGTAACCATGCCATGAACCCTGGTCAGATGCCTGGCGATAAGTCCTACTCAAGTCAAACAGCTGTCCTGATTGACGAAGAAGTGCGTCAACTCTTGAACGAAGCCCGTAACAAGGCTGCTGATGTGATTAATTCTAACCGTGAAACCCACAAATTGATTGCAGAAGCCCTACTCAAATATGAAACCTTGGATGCTGCTCAAATCAAGTCTATCTACGAAACAGGTAAGATGCCTGAGGAAGACTTGGAAGACTCAGAAAAAGAAAATCATGCCCTCTCTTACGATGAAGTAAAAGAAAAGATGTCTGAATCTGAAAACAGCTCCGATAATGCATAA
- a CDS encoding amino acid permease: MNIFRKKDPRQTKTEMARNLRAIDLVFLGLGSMVGTGIFTITGTGAAKYGGPGLVISIVIAAIAVGISALFYAEFASRLPANGGAYSYVYATLGEFPAWLVGWMIILEFLTAISSVASGWGAYLKGLLANSFHFTLPTALNGTFNPSKGNYIDLLPVLVMLAVTALVLMNSKSVLRFNSLLVILKFSALALFVIAGLFFIDTNNWSNFMPFGFGQLYGGKTGIMAGASIMFFAFLGFESLSMAVDETKEPHKTVPRGISLSLIMVTIVYILVTLVLTGIVHYSKLGVDDAVAFTLRHVGLNWAANYVSTVAILTLITVCISMTYALSRTVYSISRDGLLPKSMSHISEKSKIPDYATLVVGIFAIIFTGIIPLATLAEFVNICTLAYLIVLALALIKLRRDKGKPEKDQFKTPLVPVLPVTSIIICLSLMSQFMTITWIAFGVALAIGILIYILYGYKNSTIDSK, from the coding sequence GTGAATATTTTTCGAAAAAAAGATCCACGTCAGACTAAGACAGAAATGGCTCGCAACTTGCGAGCCATTGATTTAGTTTTTCTCGGCTTGGGATCCATGGTTGGAACTGGTATCTTCACGATTACTGGGACTGGTGCGGCAAAGTATGGTGGTCCAGGTTTGGTGATTTCCATTGTCATTGCTGCCATTGCCGTTGGCATTTCAGCCCTCTTTTACGCAGAATTTGCCTCACGCCTGCCGGCTAATGGTGGTGCCTATAGCTATGTCTATGCCACCTTGGGAGAATTTCCAGCTTGGTTAGTTGGCTGGATGATTATTTTGGAATTTCTGACAGCTATTTCTAGTGTTGCCTCAGGCTGGGGAGCCTATTTAAAAGGTTTATTGGCAAATAGTTTTCATTTTACCTTGCCTACTGCCCTAAATGGAACCTTTAATCCTAGCAAGGGTAACTATATTGATCTCTTACCTGTATTGGTTATGCTGGCTGTGACCGCTTTGGTCTTGATGAATTCAAAGTCCGTATTGCGTTTTAATAGCCTTCTAGTTATTCTGAAATTTTCAGCCCTAGCCCTATTTGTGATTGCTGGTCTCTTCTTTATCGATACTAACAATTGGTCTAACTTTATGCCTTTTGGATTTGGTCAATTGTATGGTGGAAAAACCGGAATCATGGCTGGTGCCTCGATTATGTTTTTCGCCTTTCTGGGCTTTGAGTCCCTATCAATGGCTGTTGATGAAACCAAGGAACCCCATAAGACTGTTCCTAGAGGAATCAGTTTATCATTGATTATGGTGACAATTGTTTACATCTTAGTTACCCTTGTTTTAACAGGCATTGTTCATTATTCGAAGTTGGGTGTAGATGATGCTGTGGCATTTACCCTGCGTCATGTGGGTCTAAATTGGGCTGCCAATTATGTTTCGACAGTAGCCATCCTAACCTTGATAACGGTTTGTATTTCGATGACCTACGCCCTGTCACGAACCGTCTACAGTATCAGTCGTGATGGCCTTTTACCAAAATCAATGAGTCATATTTCGGAAAAATCCAAGATTCCAGACTATGCAACCTTGGTTGTTGGGATATTTGCGATTATTTTTACAGGAATTATCCCCTTGGCAACTTTGGCTGAATTCGTTAATATCTGTACCTTGGCTTATTTGATTGTCCTTGCCCTAGCGCTGATTAAACTACGACGGGATAAAGGAAAACCCGAAAAGGATCAGTTTAAAACCCCTTTGGTTCCAGTTCTACCGGTTACTTCAATTATTATCTGTCTTTCCCTAATGAGCCAATTTATGACCATTACTTGGATTGCCTTTGGAGTAGCGCTTGCTATCGGTATCCTAATCTATATCCTTTATGGCTATAAAAATTCAACGATTGACAGCAAGTAG